The segment TGGCGTCGGTGCTGATGGCGAACCATCCGCCGGAGCTGCCCGCGGCGCTGCTGGTGCGGCTCTGCGATCGCTTCCGGATCGCCCCCGGAACCACCCGCGTCGCCCTCTCGCGGATGGTGGCCGCGGGCGAGCTCTCTCCCGTCGAGGGCGGCTACCGGCTCGCCGGGCCGGCGCTGCTCGCCCGTCAGCGGGCCCAGGACGAGGCCCGCACCCCGCCGGACCGGCCCTGGGACGGCGACTGGCGGGTGGCGGTCGTCGTCGGTGGCGGCCGGATCGCCACCGAGCGTGCGGAGCTGCGGCGGGGCCTCTCCGGCGCCCGCTTCGCCGAGTGGCGGGAGGGAGTCTGGCTGCGCCCGGCGAATCTGCCCCGGCCCGATCCCGGGCTCGGCGGCGCCGAGGTCTGCCGCTGGCTCCTCGCCCGGCCGGACGACGACCCCGCCGAGCTCGCCGGCCGGCTCTGGGACCTCGGCGGCTGGGTCACCCGCGGGCGCGAGCTGCTCGCCGCCAGCGGGGCCGAGCCCGGCGACCTGCTCGCCGGCGACCCCGACGGGCCGATGACCGTCTTCACCGCCGCCGCCGCGCTGCTCCGGCACCTGCGCACCGATCCCCTGCTCCCCGCCGGGCTGCTGCCGCCGGGGTGGCCGGGGGACGAGCTCCGCACCCGGTACACGGCGCACGTGCGCTCCCTCGAGGAGCTGATCCACGACGTCCCTCGCGAGGCCGCCACCGGCTGACCGCGGCGCCGGCGTCACCGATCCGAAAGGTGCCGGGCCCCACGATGCGCCCATGCTGTCCGGTGCCGCGTCATGACCAGGGTGGGCCGCCTGCTCGGCGCCCGCGCGGGCGAGCGCCCCGACGCCGTCGCCCTCCTCGACGGCGTCGACGGGCGCCGGCTGCGCTGGCGCGACCTCGCCGCCCACGCGGCGCGGTGGGAGGAGCGCGCCGGTGAGAGCGGCCTGGCACCGCGACGCCGCGTCGGCCTCTCCCTCGCCGACCCGCTGAGCTTCGGCGCCGCCTACCTCGGCTGCCTCGCCGCCGGGCTGACGGTGGTGCCCCTCGACCCCCGCGGCACCCCCGCGGAGCTGGACGCCGCGGTCGCCCGGCTGCGCGTCGACGTGCTCGTCACCGGCCCCGCCGACGCGCCCGCGGCCGCGGCCGTGGAGGCCTGGAACGCCGACCTCGACGGCCCCCGCCGGGTGCGCCCGGCGCCGGCCGGGCCCCGTCCCAGCGACGCCGCGGCGCTGCGGCCCGCCGCCCTGCTGGCCAGCTCCGGCACCACCGGCGCCCCCAAGGGCGTGCCCCTCTCCGAGCGCCAGCTGCTCCTCGGCGCCGCCCGGGTGGTCCGTCACCACCGCCTCGGCCCCGGGGACCGGGGGCACACCCCGCTCCCCCTCTTCCACGTCAACGCCCAGGTGGTGGGGCTGCTCGCCACCCTGCTGAGCGGTGGCTCGCTCGCGGTCGAGGCCCGCTTCGACCGCGACGGGTACTGGGAGCGGGTGGCGGCGGCGGCTCCCACCTGGCTGAACACCGTGCCCGCGGTGCTCGCCGCGCTCGCCGAGCTCCCCGCCCCGCCCGAGGCGCTGGCGGCGGGGCTGCGCTTCGCCCGCTCCGCCTCGGCGCCGCTGCCGCTGGCGGTGCTGGAGCGCTTCGAGGCGCACACCGGCGTGACCGTGCTCGAGACCTACGGGATGACCGAGACCGCCGGGCAGATCACCGCGAACCCGGTCGAGCCGGGGTCGCGGCGCCCCGGCTCGGTGGGCCGGCCCACCGGGGTGGGGCTGTGGGTGGTCACCCCCGACGGCAGCCGCGCCGCCCCGGGCGAGCCCGGCACGGTGCGGCTGCGCGGCCGGGCGGTGGTCACCGATTACCTCGAGCTCACCGAGGAGGGCCCCGAGCGGGTGCGCCCGGCGCGCGACCCCGCCGGCTGGCTGCCCACCGGCGACCTCGGGGTCTGCGACGAGGCCGGGTTCGTCCGCCTCCTCGGCCGCGAGGACGACGTCATCAACCGCGGCGGCGAGAAGTTCCACCCCCTCGAGGTGGAGAGCGTGCTGCTCGACCACGACGGGGTGGCCTCGGCGGTGGTGGTGGGCGCTCCGCACCCGCGGCTGGGCCAGGTCGCGGTCGCCTTCGTCACCCTCCGGCCCGGCGCCCCGGCGGGGCTCACCGACCAGCTCGCCCGGACCTGCGCGGCGCGGCTGGCCCGCTACAAGTGCCCGGTCGAGATCCGCGTCGCCGCCGCGCTGCCGGTGGGGCCCACCGGCAAGGTGCGCCGCCGCCAGCTCCGCGCCGGCCTGGCCGCCTGAGCATGGCCGTGACCCCGCGGGCCCGCACCCACCTGCACGCCGTCGACCTGATGCGGGTGCTGACCGTCGCGCTGGTGGTGGGGGTGCACACCGTCACCCACTCGGCGGTCTCCGACAGCCTGGCCGCGGGGGCCTTGACGATCGTGCTCCACACCAGCCGCGAGGTCTTCTTCGTCCTCACCGCCCTGGTGCTGATGCACGGCTACGGCCGCCGCCGGGTGCGCTGGCTGGGCTTCTGGCGCCGCCGCTACCTCTGCGTCGCCGTGCCCTACCTGGCGTGGACGGTGATCTACATCGTCGCCGACGGCCACGCCGCCGACCCGCTCGGCTCCCTGCTGGCCCGGCTGGGAACGGACCTGCTCTTCGGCGGCGCCAAGTACCAGATGTACTTCCTGCTGGTGTCGATGCAGATCTACCTCTGCTTCCCGGTGATCCGCTGGGTGATCCGGGCCACCGCCGGCCACCACCGCCTGCTGGTCGGCGCCTGCGCCATCTTCCAGCTCGGCTTCGCGCTCGCCGTACGCCTGCAGTGGTCGCCCGGCGGCGTGATCACCGCCTGGGTGCACGGACCCGACGCGGTGCTCCCCAGCTACCTGCTCTACGTCATCGCCGGCGGCGTCGCCGCCTGGCACCTCGAGGCATTCACCGCGTGGACGCTGGCCCACCGCCGCCACGTCCTCGGCGGCGCCGCGCTGACGGCGGCGGCGGGGGTGGTCGTCTTCCTGCTGGAGCGGCTCGCGCTCGGCCAGACCACGGTGGCGGCCAGCGGCGTCTTCCAGCCCGTGGTGGTGCTCGAGAGCCTCGCGGTGGCATGGACGTTCTTCCTGGCGGGGAGCGTCTGGGCGGAGCGCGGGTCGCCGGCACGGCGGACGGTCCACGCCGTGTCCGACGCCACCTTCGGCGTCTACCTCGCCCATCCGCTGGTGCTGATGGGCATCTACTGGGCGACCGCCGCGACCGGGCTCTGGGTGGGGTCGCAACGCCTGCCGGCCGCCCTGGTCCTGTTCGTCGCCGTCGGGGTGGTGGTGCCGCTGGTGTACGCCGTCGCCGCCCTGCCCGCGCTGCTGCTGCGGAGCACGCCGCTCAGCCTCGCCGCCGGCGGCCGGCCCCGGCGGCGAGGGCGGACGGCCGCCCGGGGCCACACCACCGCGGACGCGGTGGCGGCCTGACCGGTGCGACGCCCGCTCCTGCTCGCCCTGCCGCTGGCGGCACTCGCCGCCGCCGGTCTGCTGGCCACCCGCCCGGCCGGCCCGCCGCGACCGTCGCACGGCGTCCCGGTCACCCGAGCCGTGGCCCGCGCCCCCCAACCGACCGCGACGCCCCGGCCCACCCCGGCGCCGCCGGCGGTGCCGGCGGCGCCGGCGGTCAGCGTCCACACCCTGCTGGTCGGCGGGGTGGCGCGGCAGTGGGAGCAGCTGACCCCCGGCGGCGGAGCCGGACCAGCCACCCCGATCCTGGTGGTGCTCCACGGCCAGAAGGCCACGCTCACCCTGGAGGTGGCGCGCGACGGTCTCACCCCCCTGGTGACCGCGGGCAGAGCCGAGCTGGTCTACCCCCAGGGGATCGGCAGCTCATGGAACGCCGGCGGCTGCTGCGGGCCCGCCTCGAGCCAGGGGATCGACGACCTCGGCTTCCTGCGCGCCCTGACCGCCCAGGTCGACCCCGGGCGGGCCCGACCCATCTTCCTGGTCGGGTTCAGCAACGGCGGCCGGCTCGCCTACGCGGCCGCCTGCGGCGACCCCACGCTGGTGGACGGCTTCGCGATCGTCGACGCGATGCCGCTCGGCTGCACCGTCAGCCGGCCGGTCACCATCCTCCAGGTCGACGGCACCGCCGACCCCGCCATTCCCTACCGCCCCGGCGACCCCGGGGGCGAGCAGCCCGACGCGACCACCCAGGTCGAGCGGCTGCGGGTGCTCGACGGCTGCCCGGCGACGCCGGCGACGGCGACCACCGGGAACCTCACCCTCGACCGCTGGAGCGGCTGCGGCAGCGGCGCCCGCCTCGCCTTCGCCACGTACCACGGCGGCACCCACAGCTGGCCCGCCGGCGACGCCACCACCCCGGGGGCGGGGCCGGTGATCTGGCAGTTCGTGAGCGGGCAGGCGTGGTGAGCACCACCGCCGCGCTCCACCTGGTGCGCCACGGCGAGAGCGGCTGGAACGCCGAGCGCCGGGTGCAGGGGCAGTCCGCCGCGGCGCCGTCGCTCACCCCGCTGGGACGCGCCCAGGCCCGCACCGCCGCCACCCTGCTCGCCGAGCTGGCGCCCCACGCCGCGCTGGTGGTGTCGAGCGACCTCCCTCGCGCCCGTGAGACCGCCCTCCTCGTCGCCGCCGCGCTGGGGCTGCCGCTGCGCTGCGACCCCGCCCTGCGCGAGCAGCGGCTCGGCGAGCTGGAGGGCCGCGGGCTCGACGAGCCCGACGGGGACGGCACCGTCGCCGCCGCCGTCGAGGCGCTCTGGCGCGAGCCCTGGCGGCGGCCCCGGGGGGGCGAGAGCATCGCCGACCTCCACCTCCGCGTCCACACCGCCCTCGCCCGGCTCGCCGGCGGCATGCCCCGGGGGCTGATCGTCGTCACCCACGGCGGGCCGGTCCGGGTGGCCACCGCCGCGAGCCTGGCGGCGGTGCGGCGGCTGCCGGTGGACAACGCCTCGGTGACCACCCTGGCAGTGCCGGTGGCGCCGGCGTGGTGGGGCCGGCGCGCCTCGTAGAGGCTCCCGTCGAGGTTGGCAGAAAGCTGACGGTCAGGGTCCTTTCGGCCACTGTCCCTGCGACCAGGCACGCCGTAGCCTTCGGGACATGGAGATCGTGCTGATGGTGATGGTCCTGGCGCTGGTGGTGGCCAGCCTGCTGTGGGGCGCCGACTCCCGCGACGGCCGCGACTGGCAGCCGCGGGCCGACTGGCAGCCGCGCGAGGAGATGACGAGTGCGAGGGCGCGGGCGGGAATGCGCTGAAGCCTTGACGGGCACCTCATTACGATATATCGTGATCCAACGTAAGTGATCGTTGGAGGTGGAGATGTCGACCCAGGTTCCCCCGTTCGACCCGTGGACGCAGTGGCGTCAGGGTGCCGAGCACCTTCGTGACCGCATCCACCACGCCCGCCACCACCGCGGCCCCGGCCGGCCGCCGTTCGGACCCGGCGGCTTCGGCCGCGGCTTCCCCTTCGGACCGCACTTCCCCGGCGGCGGCCGGCGCGCCGGCAGGGGCGACATCCGCGCCGCCATCCTCGCCCTGCTCGCCGAGCAGCCGATGCACGGCTACCAGATCATCCAGGAGCTGAGCGAGCGCAGCGGCGGCGCCTGGCGGCCGAGCCCGGGCTCGGTCTACCCCACTCTCCAGCAGCTCGAGGACGAGGGCCTGGTCCGGGCGGTCCAGACCGAGGCGGGGAGGCGGGTCCACGAGCTCACCGAGGCGGGACGCGCCGAGGCGGCCGCCTCCAACCGGGAGAGCGCTCCGTGGGAGGATGCCGCCGAGAACCGCGCCGGCGAGGCCGGGGGGATGCGCGACCTCCTCTTCCAGGTGGCCGCGGCGACCTGGCAGGTCGCCCAGGCGGGGTCGGCCCGGCAGCAGGCCGCCGCCGCCGAGATCCTCCGCGAGAGCCGGCGCCGCCTCTACCAGCTGCTCGCCGAGGACGCCCCGGAGCCCGATCAGCCGAGCCGGTAGATCGCCCCGGTGTCCGAGTAGTAGAGGGCATGGTTCGGACCCTGCCTGATGTCCAGCCTGCACTGGGGAGCCCCGGCCGCGACGGTCGCGGGGCTCCCCGGGGTGAGGATGCGCGCCCCGGAGTTGAAGGTGCAGAACACCAGGTGCCCGGCGTAGCCGGCCGGTCCGGCGGCGTCGACGAAGGTCGCCCCGGTGGGCACCACCGTCGACCCCTCGCTGCTCCAGTCCGGGCCGGGCTGGCCGCCGCAGCTCGTCGCCGGGGCGATCGGATGGCTGTAGCCGTAGCAGAGCGCCCACTGGTGACCGCTGCCCCGGGCGATCGATGCGATCACGGTGTCGTAGCCGGTGGGCGGGCTGCCCGCGTCCCCCGACGGGCCGTTGTTGGTGATCGCCACCTGCCCGCTCGCCGAGACGGCGATGCCGAAGGGGTTGCGGAGCCCGTAGGCCCACACCGGGTTGCCGAAGGGGTTGTCGCCGGGGACGCTGCCGTCGGCGTTGTAGCGGAGCAGCTTGCCGCGCACGTCGGCGGTGTTCTGGGCGGCGGCGGAGGTGTGCTCCTCGCCGAGGGTGACGAAGAGGTGGCCGTCGGGGGCGAGGGCGAGGCGGCCCCCCTTGTGGCAGCAGTCGCCGCCGGCGGGGAGGGTGATGATGGTGGTGGGGTTGGTGCCCGTGCCCGCACAGTCGGCCCAGCGGATCACCGTCTGGTGGGCGCGGTCGGCGTTCGAGAAGAACGCGTAGACGAGGTGGTCGTGGGCGAAGCCCGGGGAGATGGCGAGCCCGAGCAGCCCGCGCTCGCTGTAGCCGCCGGCCGCCTCGGTGGTGACCGTCGCCACCGTGGCGAACACCTTCGCGGCGCCGTTCTGCCATACCCGCACCGTCCCCGAGCGCTCCGCCCAGAACAGCCGGCCGTCGGGGGCGAAGGCGAGCGCCGTCGGGTACGCGGCGGTGATCGTGCCCGCCGGCGGCGCCTGGGGCCCGAGGGCGCAGGGATTGACCTGCCCCGGTGTCACCGCCGGGGCGGCGGTGGTGGCGGCCGCGGAGGCCGTGTCACCAGCGGTCGCGACCGCGCCGGGAGCGGCCGGCGCCGCGCCGGCTCCGCAGGCGGTGAGCCCGGCGGTCAGGATCAGCGCGAGGACGCGCAGGGCGGTCATCCCCGGCATCCTACGCGGTCGCCGCGGTCCCCTCGGCCGCCCGGGAGGCGGTGCCCGCTGTGCTAGAACCTGCCCATGGCGGAGAACGGCGCGCCCCTGCGCAGCGAGCGGCTCGAGCGGCTGGTCACCGAGGCCGACACCGCCGCGGTGTACGGCCCCGGCCTTCCCCCGGCCGCGGCCACCCCGTTCATCCTCGGGTGGGCCGAGATGGCCTGCCACCGGATGCTGCTCGACGACCTCGGGCCCGAGGAGATCAGCGTCGGCGTCCGCGCCGTCATCGACCATCTCGCCCCCAGCCCGGTCGGAGCCACCCTGGTGTTCAGCGCGAGCCTGCTCCGGGCCGAGGGTCGCCGCCGCCACTTCGCGGTCGCGGTGCACGATGGCGACCTGCTCGTCGCCCGGATCGAGCACCAGCGCGCGGTGGTGGCCCGTGCCGGCATCGAGGAACGCCTGGCTCGCTGAGCCCTGGCGGTCGCGGCACCGCCAAGTCCTGATTCGGACTTCCACGTTGCCCGCGCGCGTACTACGATTCGGCGTGGAGGGATCGGATCGTTGGGCACGGTCACCATCGCCGCGAGCTACGGATCCGGGGGCAGCGTGGTCGCCCCCGCGGTCGCCGAGCGTCTCGGACTGCCCCTGCTCGACCGGGCCATCCCCGCCTCGGTCGCCACCGAGCTCGCCGGGCCGCTGCTGGCGGCGCTCGCCGACGACGAGCGTCACGAGGGCGGCCTGGTGGGGCGGCTGTTCAGCCGCGCGGTCACCGTCAGCGGTTACTACCAGGGCGCGCCGCTCACCATCCCCCTCGGCGACAGCGACCTCGTCTCCCGCACCGAGGAGGTGATCCGCTGCGCCGCCCGGCGCTGCGGGGCGGTGGTGCTGGGACGGGCGGGGATGTTCGTGCTCCGCGGCTGGCCGGACACCCTGCACGTCCGCCTCGACGGGCCGCCCGAGGCGCGCCGGCGCCAGGCGATGGCGCACGAGGGCCTCGACGCCGAGACCGCGGCGCGGCAGCAGGTGGCGACCGACCGGGCCCGTGCCGCCTACGTCCGGCACTTCTACCGCGACCAGGGGCGGTGGGAGGATCCCGCCAACTATCACCTGGTGCTGGACAGCACCGTGCTCTCCCTCGACGCCTGCGTGAAGCTGATCGTGACCGCCGCGCGGGCCCGCTGCGGGCTCGGCGCGCGCTCCGCCGCGGCCGCGGCGAAGGCCGCTCCCGCTCCCCCGGGGTAGCCGGCCCGGGGCGCAAGACGTCCCGCGATCCCGCGTTGTGACCGTAGACGGGCGGGAACGGTCAGGAAGGGAGCGTCGCCATGCGTGCACTCCGCAGCGCGGTCGCGCTCGGCCTCGTCCTCGCGGGCGGCCTGGGGTGGGCCGGCAGCACCGCCCTCCTCTCACACCCGGCGCGGGCGAGCGTCTCCGCCACGTCGCTCGACGGCATCGTGCGGGCGACCCTCGACGAGGAGACGCTGAACGGCTGGAACCCGTCCACCAACGGGCTCTACATCAACTGGAGCAGCGTCGACCCCACCCAGGTGAACTTCACCGACCACAACCCCGCCCGCCACGACGCCCAGACCGACCTGCGCGACCTCGAGGACATGCTGCGCTACCGCCAGCAGCACCCCGGCGACACCTCGCAGGACGCCGGGATCGCGCGGATGTCGCCGGTCGCCGCCCAGGAGTTCTCGCGCTCGTCGAGCACCTCGGGGTGGGTCTACTGGGAGCTGCTCGACATCGCCGGGCTGACCGGTGACCCCGCATGGACGGCGGACGCCGCCTCGATGGCCACCCACTACGCCGCCTCGATCGACCCGAAGACCGGCGTGGAGCACGGCAAGGTGGTGTCGTCGACCGGCTCCAAGGCGAGGACCTGCGCCGACGGGTATCGCGTCGACAGCCAGCTCGAGCTCGCCGCGATGCTCGTCGACGCGGGCACCCGCTTCGCCAACCCCACCTGGACGCAGCAGGGGCAGCGCGCCGGCGCCGCGGTGCGCGCCGCCGCGCTCGAGCCCGGCTACGGCCTCTACGACCGGATCATCTGCGGCGGCGCCCGCTGGGACCGCCAGGCCAAGGTCGAGGAGATCGCCGACGAGGCGCGCACCGCGATCCTCGCCGGCCGCTATGCCGGCGACAGCGCGCTGGCCGCCGGCGGCCTCGCCCTTCTGGACACCCTCGTCAGCAATCGAGCCGGCCTCCACGACGACGTCGACGGCGGCTGGTGCCCGCTCGTCGACATGGGCACCGGCGTGCTCGACTGTCACGTGAAGACGGCACGGCAATTCCTGCTGCTGCGCGTGTTCCACGAGGTCGACCGCTTCGCGCCGGGCCACTTCGCGGCGCAGGAGAGCGAGCTGCTCGACCTGGTGCCCCGCCTGGTCACCAGCCCCCACGCCGGCTTCCTGTACGAGCGCGCCCGCGACCTCAGCCAGTACCGGACCGAGAACTGGATCACCACCGAGTCGGACGGCATCGTGGTCGGGGCGGTGCAGTCGGTGCTCGCCGACGGCTCCGGGGGCGGTACCACCACCACGTCCAGCAGCACAACGACGGGGACGACCACCACGACCACCAGCACCACGACCACCACGGCGACGACCACCTCGTCCAGCACCGGCGCCGCCTGCCCGGCGACGACCCAGACCACGACGGGCACGGTCAGCGGCAGCAGCCAGTCGGTGTTCGTCACCGCGACCGGCGCCAGCCTCTGCGCCACCCTCACCTGGAGCGGGGCCGCGGTGCTCGACCTGATCGTCTACGACCACGGCGGCAGCACCGTGCTCGGGCAGGTGACCACCGGCACGTCGCCGGAGTCGCTGCGCATCGCCACCACCCCGGGGACGGTCTACAAGGTGAAGGTCAAGCCGGTCTCCGGATCGGCGGCGTACCGGCTCACCACCGCGGCGTAGGGCGCGCCCGCGGCCGCGGGCCGCGGCTGTCGCGACTGCAGACGTCTGCGCCGGATGGCTCCATTCACCGCGCCGGAGCACCCTCCTGTACGATGGGCTCGAGCAATCATCCGGCTGTCGACGTGTGAAGAGGCGCAAATGGCGAGGAGTGCAATCGGTGCGGCGGTGGGGGTGATCGCCGCGGCCGGCATGGCGTCCTGCGGAGGCGGCGGCCAGGCCGGCACCACCCCGGCGCCCACGAGCCCGCCGGTCGCCACCGCCATGCCCACCCCGGCGACCGTGCCTCCCCACGATCTCGCCGTGGCACTGCGCAAGGTCACGACCCAGGGCGGCGCCGAGCTGACCGCCACCGGCAACGACCTGGCGCGCGCCGGGAGCCTCGACGTGGCGGCCCAGACCATGGGCGACCACGCCACCACCTTCAGCAGCCTGCATTCGACCCTGGACCAGCTGCCCGCCTTCCCGGTGCCGCAGACCCAGAAGGACGTGGGACAGCTGAGCGCCGACCTGGCGAGCCTGTCGTCGGTGATCAGCGCCATGCTCGCCGCCGAGGTCAGCCAGTACGCTCAGTTCAAGCGGCAGATCACCGCGCAGATCCCCACGGTGAGCCGGGACATGGCAACCGTCGACAACGAGCTGAAGAGCTACTGAGGGCTGGGGTCAGCCGCGCGGCACGGCGACCACCGCGTCGGGGTGGAGCTCGCGCCAGCGGGCGGGCTCCGCGGGCCGGGCGAGGACGAAGCCCTGGCCGAGGGTGACCCCCAGCCGCAGCACGGTGGCGACCTGCTCCTCGGACTCCAGCCCCTCGGCGATCACCTCGGCGCCGGTCGACCGCGCGAAGGTGACCAGCGCCTCGACCGCGGCGCGGGGGCCGCGGGCGTGGCTCTGACGGGTCAGCTTCCCCGCCACCTTGATGAACTCGGGGATCACCGTCGCCAGCGCGTCGAAGGTCGAGAAGCCCTCGCCGACGTCGTCGAGGGCGAAGCGGAAGCCCTCGGCGCGGTAGATGGCGACCACCTCGCGGAGCCGGTCGAGGTCGCGCACCGCCTCCCGCTCGGTGATCTCGAGCACCACCTCCTGGGGCACCCGGCCCGCGGAGCGCAGCAGCAGCAGCATCTGGTCGACGTCGTGGACGGGATCGAGCAGCGGGGTGGCGCCGACGTTGATGAAGACCGGGTGGCCGGCGGGCAGCTCGTGGCAGTTGCGGAGGATGGCGCGGCGGCAGACCCAGTCGAGGTCACGTCCCAGGCCGAGCTGGTGGGCGGCGGCGAACAGCCCCTCCACCCCCGCGTCCAGGGGCCCGTCCACGGGGCGTGAGAGCCCCTCGTAGCCGACCGCGCGCCGGTGTTCGAGCTCGATGATCGGCTGGTAGACCGCCCGCATCCCCTGGGAGGCGATGAGCTCGGGAAGGTAGCTCTCCCAGCGCGCCCGGCTGCCGGTGTGGCCGCTCTGCGCCGCCGTCGACACCACCGAGCGGTCGCGGCCGCCGACCTTGGCCCGGTAGAGCGCCTCGTCGGCGAGGATCCAGACCGTGCCCGGGTCGGCGTCGCCGGCGCCGTTGGCGCAGCCGATGCTGAGACGGGCCTGGCCGCGGGCCAGGGCGATGCCGTACATCGAGGTGCGGAGCCGCTCGGCGACGGTGGCGGCCTCCTCGACGTCGGCGCCCACCAGCAGCGCGGCGAACTCGTCGCCCCCGGTGCGGGCCACGGTGTCGCGGTCGCGCAGCCCCAGGCGCAGGGCCATGCCCACGGCGCGCAGCGCGGCGTCGCCGGCGTCGTGCCCGTAGGAGTCGTTGATCGCCTTGAGGCCGTCGACGTCGATGGCGAGGATGGCGAAGCGACCGGCCGGGGGAAGCGCCAGCACCCGCTCGAACTCGCGGCGGTTGGCCAGGCCGGTCAGCGGGTCGGTGCCGGCGAGGGTGGCGAGCCGCTGGGCGGTGTCGCGCAGCGCCGCCTCGATGGTCCGGCGCTCGATGAACTGCCCGATCTGGCTGCCGATGTCGGCGAGCACCACGGCGACGTCGGCGTCGAGCGCGGGTTCGGCGGTGCAGCCGAGGAGCATCACCCCGTTGATCTGGCCCTCGTTGAGCAGCGGGAAGGCGGCCAGCCATCCCCCGGTCTCGATCCGGCCGGAGGCCCAGGCCCGCCCGGCAACGCCCTCTCCGTAGCCGACGGTGTCGCCCACGCCGGCCCACTCCGACGAGGGCTCGCGCCAGGCGGCCTCACGGCGGAGCACGCCCTCATCGGGGTCGACGAGGAGCAGCGCCCCGCCGATGCTGCCGACGGTGGCGCCGATGCCGGCGAGGATCAGCGGCGCCGCCTCGGCCGGGCTCGCCGCCTCGGCCAGGGTGCGGGTGACGGTGAACTGCAGGGTGCGGATGCGCTCGAGGCGGAGCTGCTCGCCGGCGGCGACGCTCAGCGCCCGGGCCCGCTCGCGGATCTGCTCGACCAGCCGCTGGACGGTGAGCCCGGCGATGCCCGCCACCACCGCCCAGAAGACCAGCTCGGCGAGCTCCGCCCAGGTCCCGTGGAGCGCGGTCGGCACCACCAGCACGGTGGCGGCGCAGACGATCCCCGCCCAGAGCTCGGGCCGGGTGTGGTGGATGGCCATCCAGAAGAGCGGGAGCAGCACCAGCGGCTCGTAGATCTTCACGGTGCCGCCGGTTGACTGGTAGACGAGGAGCACCACCCAGAAGTACGCCATCGGCGGCGCCGCCTGGGCGAGCCGGG is part of the Candidatus Dormiibacterota bacterium genome and harbors:
- a CDS encoding GGDEF domain-containing protein; translation: MLELIADLSVGLGGPDNPFEREGLLRRVAPFMVAAMLGLLCALGSGVSLRQPWLLLLAVCLIGVILAVALCTPWNRLPRLAQAAPPMAYFWVVLLVYQSTGGTVKIYEPLVLLPLFWMAIHHTRPELWAGIVCAATVLVVPTALHGTWAELAELVFWAVVAGIAGLTVQRLVEQIRERARALSVAAGEQLRLERIRTLQFTVTRTLAEAASPAEAAPLILAGIGATVGSIGGALLLVDPDEGVLRREAAWREPSSEWAGVGDTVGYGEGVAGRAWASGRIETGGWLAAFPLLNEGQINGVMLLGCTAEPALDADVAVVLADIGSQIGQFIERRTIEAALRDTAQRLATLAGTDPLTGLANRREFERVLALPPAGRFAILAIDVDGLKAINDSYGHDAGDAALRAVGMALRLGLRDRDTVARTGGDEFAALLVGADVEEAATVAERLRTSMYGIALARGQARLSIGCANGAGDADPGTVWILADEALYRAKVGGRDRSVVSTAAQSGHTGSRARWESYLPELIASQGMRAVYQPIIELEHRRAVGYEGLSRPVDGPLDAGVEGLFAAAHQLGLGRDLDWVCRRAILRNCHELPAGHPVFINVGATPLLDPVHDVDQMLLLLRSAGRVPQEVVLEITEREAVRDLDRLREVVAIYRAEGFRFALDDVGEGFSTFDALATVIPEFIKVAGKLTRQSHARGPRAAVEALVTFARSTGAEVIAEGLESEEQVATVLRLGVTLGQGFVLARPAEPARWRELHPDAVVAVPRG